A single Symbiobacterium thermophilum IAM 14863 DNA region contains:
- the drmB gene encoding DUF1998 domain-containing protein, translating to MDDRRKVGEMRPSQLITTFGPGAIVDLPDLSVLVAGLNHWDEDLCQPIPESRLTARLMIDRVLAPPMNPRNPKEPNLPVFRFPTFMVCPDCRTLARYDRFVADRNGVLYCYHKGTEKETDKVSEASRVFPVRFMIACPSGHLSDFPWHAFVHRDKPCPLGDKGRLTLDESGTSGSIRDVVVRCSCRPEKGRSLGDAFGKDAGKVLGRCPGRRPWLGRDATELCDETPRALLRGASNAYFPIVESALAIPPYTRPEFDYLDKVRDQLEEASSFEEFRDQAWRWVNREVRELFTPEQIWTAWEERRKLRRGPDQDLLFPEYRALLSTPYSDPEQDFEVEDQPVPPLFEGLIDRLVQVRRLREVRVLAGFTRIDPPSDITAIVTGDEETRSTARRAFLGPLQPEGKRWLPGIMVRGEGIFFTLNLDAVRAWEERVKDAADAMAQAHKKYCTDRNIYPHPPFPGARYVLLHSLAHALIRQLGIRSGYSTTALRERIYARNTPDEQMAGVLIYTATPDSEGSLGGLVEQGQTDRFGEALWHALQEASYCSSDPLCAEHEPEAHGDLNGAACHACQLLAETCCERSNRFLDRSFLVPTVSNPHLAFFGGVL from the coding sequence ATGGACGACCGACGCAAGGTGGGCGAGATGCGCCCCAGCCAGCTCATCACGACCTTCGGACCCGGCGCCATCGTCGACCTTCCCGACCTGTCCGTCCTGGTGGCCGGCCTCAACCACTGGGACGAGGATCTGTGCCAGCCCATTCCGGAGAGCCGGCTGACGGCGCGGCTTATGATCGACCGGGTCCTCGCGCCGCCCATGAACCCGCGGAACCCCAAGGAGCCCAACCTGCCCGTCTTCCGTTTCCCGACGTTCATGGTCTGCCCCGACTGCCGCACGCTGGCCCGCTACGACCGGTTCGTCGCAGACCGCAACGGCGTGCTGTACTGCTATCACAAGGGTACGGAAAAGGAGACCGACAAGGTCAGTGAGGCCTCCCGCGTCTTCCCAGTGCGCTTCATGATCGCCTGCCCCAGTGGCCACCTGAGTGACTTCCCCTGGCACGCCTTCGTGCACCGGGACAAGCCGTGTCCACTGGGCGACAAGGGCCGGCTCACCCTGGACGAGAGCGGCACCAGCGGATCGATCCGGGACGTGGTGGTACGCTGCTCGTGCCGCCCGGAGAAGGGACGCTCGCTGGGAGACGCCTTCGGCAAGGACGCTGGAAAGGTCCTGGGGCGGTGCCCAGGCCGGAGGCCGTGGCTGGGCCGGGACGCAACAGAACTATGCGACGAGACGCCGCGGGCCCTGCTGCGCGGTGCGTCCAACGCGTACTTCCCCATCGTGGAGAGTGCGCTGGCCATTCCTCCTTACACCCGACCCGAGTTCGACTACCTCGACAAGGTGCGCGACCAGCTGGAGGAGGCCTCCTCGTTCGAGGAGTTCCGGGATCAGGCGTGGCGCTGGGTGAACAGGGAGGTCCGAGAGCTCTTCACGCCTGAGCAAATCTGGACTGCCTGGGAGGAGAGGCGCAAGCTGAGACGAGGACCGGACCAGGACCTGCTCTTTCCCGAGTACCGGGCCCTGCTCTCCACCCCCTACTCCGACCCTGAGCAGGACTTCGAGGTGGAAGATCAGCCGGTGCCGCCCCTTTTCGAGGGGTTAATCGACCGGCTGGTGCAGGTTCGGCGGCTTAGAGAGGTGCGGGTCCTAGCGGGCTTCACCCGCATCGACCCACCCAGCGATATCACTGCCATCGTCACCGGTGACGAGGAGACCCGGTCAACCGCCCGCAGGGCGTTCCTGGGACCGCTGCAGCCCGAGGGTAAGCGGTGGCTGCCAGGGATCATGGTGCGGGGAGAGGGCATCTTCTTCACCCTGAACCTCGACGCCGTGCGTGCTTGGGAGGAACGCGTCAAGGACGCAGCGGATGCCATGGCGCAGGCGCACAAGAAGTACTGCACTGACCGAAACATATACCCGCACCCGCCTTTCCCAGGCGCCCGCTACGTCCTCCTGCACTCGCTGGCCCATGCCCTCATCCGGCAGCTAGGCATCAGATCGGGCTACTCGACCACAGCCCTGCGCGAGCGGATTTACGCCCGGAACACGCCAGATGAGCAAATGGCGGGCGTGTTGATCTATACCGCGACTCCGGACTCGGAGGGGAGCCTCGGAGGTCTCGTGGAGCAGGGGCAGACCGACCGGTTCGGCGAGGCGCTCTGGCACGCCTTGCAGGAGGCCTCGTACTGCTCCAGTGACCCGCTGTGCGCCGAGCACGAGCCCGAGGCGCACGGGGACCTCAACGGTGCTGCGTGCCACGCCTGTCAGCTACTGGCAGAGACTTGTTGCGAACGCTCCAACCGCTTCCTTGACCGATCGTTCCTGGTGCCCACCGTGTCGAATCCGCACCTTGCGTTCTTCGGAGGCGTGTTGTGA
- the drmA gene encoding DISARM system helicase DrmA — MKDTAKERVRSELLDRLRKELVGPNDDEEELGESPSSRYLCGILWPRGTPMESAEDDLTDNMMDDEGESHSGQDLSAPLAQALNPSSIGLSFVVEPGCDRVRVRASWGMYRKSEEHREAGSTRLERWLRVPHAIEATVPLIADGKRRSYPATDAPGPKIEWLARPLEGRTAVSLFLVNRYNRPEGPEDELCLFQPVIQVTAPEEGDPVFSARRLQVPEGQRLDERQDELLYRKAQVFAVGHGTAVRWDLAPGRFDRAVKLETVTIPDYTVPLIVAQQDQGSAVLDMQKLADVPDEDRLFDYLNPLIEAYWNWFEQRERELEELRSELLHELQRQAEDHLALCKEAAERMEAGLRRLRTDPKAFQAFKFANRAMAWQRTQADWARRARKDAQVWRTPPIPLKSAWRPFQIAFILVNILSVVEPAHKERSYADLLWFPTGGGKTEAYLGLAAFLLAYRRLRGEVDGMRGDAGVAIIMRYTLRLLTIQQFQRAATLICACELIRREDPETWGHEPFRIGLWVGGNSTPNDFDECAKALTDKNHAGPTPVQLVACPWCGAPLRSSDYYPHKKTRRLIIGCSRKGCDFHRLKNPDGIPALVEDEEIYRLAPALVIGTVDKFARLPWIAETGSLFGHVRGWIPGWGFAAVGESEETAARRHATLLAQNMQEQITDCRPLLPPELIIQDELHLISGPLGTMVGVYETAIDYLCSREIDGQQVGPKVIASTATIRNAVSQVQGLFNRRAVVFPPPGLEAGHSFFAEEVPLEEASGRMYVGIFAPGRSVKTALVRVYAALLASVGAIQASAADLDPYFTMVGYFNSLRELGGAVRLIEDDVRSRMAKTLANPDRPGQKYRFVARKLPDTVPELTSRVDSSQVPRLLDQLERPLLDPPDPEKPPVDVVLASNMISVGVDVPRLGLMVVTGQPKTTAEYIQATSRVGRTHPGLVITVYNWARPRDVSHYERFYSYHAALYRYVEAISVTPFSSRARDRALAGAFVTMCRHGIRSLTARRAAQKFRATDVAVQAIRQRVLDRVRDSGQRVELGDVVQDVDRIIETWHKAAEAGGLVYAGDRVAPNVLYPLEEKRSTRDLFAAPNSMRDVETPLGLYLKGEGRG; from the coding sequence ATGAAGGACACTGCCAAGGAGCGGGTGCGGTCCGAGCTACTTGACCGCCTGCGCAAGGAGCTTGTGGGACCCAACGACGACGAGGAGGAGCTTGGCGAGAGCCCCTCCAGCCGGTACCTCTGCGGCATCCTCTGGCCGCGCGGTACGCCCATGGAGTCCGCTGAGGACGACCTGACTGACAACATGATGGACGACGAGGGTGAGTCGCACAGCGGGCAGGACCTCTCAGCGCCGCTGGCCCAGGCGCTGAACCCGTCTTCCATCGGCCTCTCCTTCGTGGTGGAACCGGGTTGCGATAGGGTGCGAGTCCGCGCGTCGTGGGGGATGTACCGGAAGTCTGAGGAGCACCGGGAGGCTGGCAGCACCCGGTTAGAACGGTGGCTCCGAGTCCCCCATGCGATCGAAGCCACCGTGCCGCTCATCGCCGACGGGAAGCGGCGCAGTTACCCGGCGACGGACGCCCCCGGCCCGAAAATCGAGTGGCTGGCCCGGCCTCTGGAAGGCAGGACCGCCGTCAGTCTGTTCCTGGTCAACCGCTACAACAGACCGGAAGGGCCGGAGGACGAGCTGTGCCTGTTCCAGCCCGTCATACAGGTGACCGCGCCGGAGGAGGGCGACCCGGTCTTCTCCGCCCGCCGGCTGCAGGTACCCGAGGGGCAGAGACTGGACGAACGGCAGGACGAGCTGTTGTACCGCAAGGCACAGGTGTTCGCCGTTGGCCACGGCACAGCTGTGCGCTGGGATTTGGCGCCCGGGCGGTTCGACCGGGCTGTCAAGCTGGAGACGGTTACCATCCCGGACTACACCGTACCTCTCATCGTGGCGCAGCAAGATCAAGGAAGCGCGGTCCTGGACATGCAGAAGCTGGCTGACGTGCCCGATGAGGACAGACTGTTCGACTACCTGAACCCGCTGATCGAGGCGTACTGGAACTGGTTCGAGCAGCGGGAACGGGAGTTGGAAGAGCTACGATCTGAGCTGCTCCATGAGTTGCAACGTCAGGCGGAGGACCACCTTGCGCTCTGCAAGGAAGCGGCCGAGCGTATGGAAGCGGGCCTCCGGCGCCTCAGGACGGACCCGAAGGCCTTTCAGGCGTTCAAGTTCGCCAACCGGGCCATGGCCTGGCAGCGGACCCAGGCGGACTGGGCCCGCCGGGCCCGCAAGGATGCCCAAGTCTGGAGGACGCCGCCCATCCCGCTGAAGAGCGCTTGGCGGCCCTTCCAGATCGCATTCATCCTCGTCAACATCCTGAGCGTGGTGGAGCCTGCCCACAAGGAGAGGAGTTACGCCGACCTGCTCTGGTTCCCGACCGGCGGCGGTAAGACCGAGGCCTACCTGGGCCTTGCAGCCTTCCTCCTCGCTTACAGGCGGCTGCGAGGCGAGGTAGACGGCATGCGAGGCGATGCCGGTGTCGCCATCATCATGCGGTACACCCTCCGGCTGCTGACGATCCAGCAGTTCCAGCGTGCAGCCACCTTAATCTGCGCCTGCGAGTTGATCCGCCGGGAGGACCCCGAAACCTGGGGCCACGAACCCTTCCGTATCGGACTCTGGGTGGGCGGCAACTCGACGCCCAACGACTTCGACGAGTGTGCGAAGGCCCTAACCGACAAGAATCACGCGGGGCCCACGCCCGTACAGCTGGTCGCGTGCCCGTGGTGCGGAGCACCGCTGCGCTCATCCGACTACTACCCGCACAAGAAGACCCGTCGGCTCATCATCGGGTGCTCCCGCAAGGGCTGTGACTTCCACAGGCTGAAGAATCCCGACGGCATCCCCGCCCTGGTGGAGGACGAGGAGATCTACAGGCTCGCGCCGGCTCTGGTCATCGGGACGGTGGACAAGTTCGCCCGGCTCCCATGGATAGCGGAGACGGGCAGCCTGTTCGGACACGTGCGGGGCTGGATCCCCGGCTGGGGGTTCGCGGCCGTCGGCGAGAGCGAAGAGACAGCCGCCAGGCGGCATGCAACACTGCTTGCACAGAACATGCAAGAACAGATCACGGACTGCCGTCCTCTGCTGCCCCCGGAGCTGATCATTCAGGACGAGCTCCACCTCATCAGCGGGCCGCTGGGCACCATGGTCGGCGTATACGAGACGGCGATCGACTACCTCTGCAGCCGGGAGATCGACGGCCAGCAGGTAGGCCCGAAGGTCATCGCCTCCACGGCCACCATCCGAAACGCGGTGTCTCAGGTACAGGGGTTGTTCAACCGGCGCGCGGTGGTGTTCCCGCCGCCCGGCCTGGAGGCCGGCCACTCGTTCTTCGCCGAGGAGGTGCCGCTGGAGGAGGCCTCCGGCCGGATGTACGTGGGAATCTTCGCACCGGGCCGGTCCGTCAAGACCGCCCTCGTGCGCGTGTACGCCGCGCTCCTCGCCTCTGTCGGCGCAATACAGGCGAGCGCCGCCGACCTGGACCCATACTTCACAATGGTCGGCTACTTCAACTCGCTGCGTGAGCTGGGCGGCGCCGTGCGGCTCATCGAGGACGACGTGCGGTCCCGCATGGCGAAGACCCTGGCCAACCCCGACCGCCCCGGACAGAAGTACCGGTTCGTCGCCCGGAAGCTGCCCGACACGGTACCCGAGCTGACCAGCCGGGTCGACTCCAGCCAGGTTCCGCGCTTGCTCGACCAGCTGGAACGACCGCTGCTGGACCCACCTGACCCGGAGAAGCCGCCCGTGGACGTGGTGCTGGCCAGCAATATGATCTCCGTCGGCGTCGACGTGCCGCGGCTCGGCCTTATGGTCGTCACCGGGCAGCCGAAGACCACGGCCGAGTACATCCAGGCCACAAGTCGGGTGGGCCGCACCCATCCGGGCTTGGTCATCACCGTGTACAACTGGGCCAGGCCACGGGATGTCTCCCACTACGAGCGCTTCTACAGCTACCACGCGGCGCTCTACCGGTATGTGGAGGCAATCAGCGTCACGCCGTTCTCCTCCCGGGCCCGGGACCGGGCGCTCGCAGGCGCCTTCGTCACCATGTGCCGGCACGGCATCCGCTCGCTGACAGCCCGCCGCGCAGCCCAGAAGTTCAGGGCCACCGATGTAGCCGTGCAGGCCATCCGGCAGCGCGTCCTCGACCGGGTCCGCGACTCCGGGCAGCGAGTCGAGCTTGGGGACGTCGTCCAGGACGTCGACCGTATCATCGAGACCTGGCACAAGGCCGCGGAGGCTGGCGGCCTAGTCTACGCCGGGGACCGGGTCGCGCCAAACGTCCTTTACCCCCTCGAGGAGAAGCGCTCCACCCGGGACCTGTTCGCGGCGCCCAACTCGATGCGGGACGTGGAGACCCCGCTGGGACTCTATCTGAAAGGGGAGGGCAGAGGCTGA
- a CDS encoding WYL domain-containing protein, which translates to MRAMAIYRKCKYCGAPLSLREMPAGQWVAFDFGTDIVHQCRLAEAQVAKADAMAWPSSNDRSKAGSRPRSGASTRSQASTRNRSRRSAAKALTADARELATEYTAILRLLERAIAERRCVWMRYYTAYRQDVTERVVEPTSLTPAGSGYILEAYCHFRGEYRSFAVGNIRRAQLLNETFTPRPRARGTPEPHYTGPPANRERGQLAERPTEEKAAASAAVCGCLLPILIALLVLILTALLVA; encoded by the coding sequence ATGAGGGCCATGGCGATCTATCGAAAGTGCAAGTACTGCGGGGCACCACTGAGCCTGCGTGAGATGCCGGCTGGGCAGTGGGTTGCATTTGACTTCGGAACCGATATCGTACACCAGTGCAGGTTAGCAGAGGCGCAGGTGGCCAAGGCGGACGCGATGGCATGGCCAAGCTCGAATGACCGATCGAAGGCAGGGTCCAGGCCTCGCTCGGGCGCTAGCACAAGATCGCAAGCGTCGACGAGGAATCGCTCACGCCGATCCGCCGCCAAGGCCCTCACGGCAGACGCCCGTGAGCTTGCGACCGAGTACACCGCCATTCTCCGGCTCTTGGAGAGAGCCATCGCAGAGCGACGTTGCGTCTGGATGCGCTATTACACGGCCTATCGGCAGGACGTCACGGAGCGGGTAGTGGAGCCCACCTCGCTAACCCCGGCCGGTTCAGGGTACATTCTGGAAGCGTACTGCCATTTTCGTGGCGAGTATCGCAGTTTTGCGGTTGGCAACATTCGGCGGGCGCAGCTCCTGAACGAAACCTTCACGCCACGGCCCAGGGCAAGAGGCACGCCAGAACCCCATTACACCGGTCCGCCTGCCAACCGAGAACGGGGTCAATTGGCGGAGCGACCTACTGAAGAAAAAGCGGCAGCTTCCGCTGCCGTATGTGG
- the drmC gene encoding DISARM system phospholipase D-like protein DrmC, which yields MNPKLELSLVALAESAGDDALAALRALLAAERIGPGTTLHEVRTLLAPHRIDDHLLAPFLKLWAATGATAVPGPALALALGVAHATRARAERRAPRISPVWTGPYAPPGVQARSTLAVMQEMVEGARARILLVGYALTGESPEAVRLVLALARRAAQGVQVAIALHDDGKNHDTLLNLWPERIPLSLLRWTGRPDVPKASLHAKLLVVDSRDLLVTSANLTHLGLDKNIEFGVRIQGQVAHEIDRHFAALVRDAVLVEYDRSQEE from the coding sequence ATGAACCCGAAGCTGGAGCTCAGCCTAGTCGCCCTGGCCGAGAGTGCTGGGGATGACGCCCTGGCAGCGTTGCGGGCCCTGCTGGCGGCGGAGCGCATTGGCCCCGGCACGACACTCCACGAGGTCCGCACTCTGCTCGCCCCGCACCGGATCGACGATCACCTGCTGGCACCATTCCTCAAGCTGTGGGCCGCGACCGGGGCGACCGCCGTCCCGGGTCCGGCCCTCGCGCTCGCCCTGGGGGTTGCTCACGCGACCCGCGCCCGCGCCGAGAGGCGCGCCCCACGGATTAGCCCAGTGTGGACCGGCCCCTACGCCCCGCCTGGGGTCCAGGCCCGCTCCACACTGGCCGTGATGCAGGAGATGGTTGAGGGAGCCCGTGCGCGGATCCTGCTCGTGGGCTACGCCCTCACTGGCGAAAGCCCCGAGGCCGTGCGCCTCGTCCTGGCGCTGGCGCGCAGGGCGGCACAGGGGGTGCAAGTGGCGATCGCGCTGCACGACGACGGCAAGAACCACGATACCCTTCTCAACCTGTGGCCGGAGCGAATCCCGCTAAGCCTGCTCCGGTGGACGGGGCGGCCGGACGTGCCAAAGGCCTCTCTGCACGCGAAGTTACTGGTCGTCGACAGTCGTGACCTACTAGTTACCTCGGCCAACCTGACGCATCTCGGGCTGGACAAGAACATCGAGTTCGGCGTGCGCATTCAGGGGCAGGTCGCCCATGAGATCGACCGCCACTTCGCCGCGCTAGTCCGTGACGCTGTGCTTGTGGAATACGATCGCAGCCAGGAGGAGTAA
- a CDS encoding endonuclease III domain-containing protein — MDWEGLSRALAARYGSPRHGNPTDPTDCLFYLMLSRKTPIRTAARVYKRLRATVRGWDGLLGLTQVELVRLLWGSGLEEIRAGHLLAVAGLLRDRFGAVTLEPLRQWPDDECLAFLMSLPGMGMKTALCVMLYGLDRPVFPADAHCIRVLKRMGVIDARLAHRPAQRELARIVPGHLGYVLHVNLVAHGQQICTARCPRCAECVVANYCLLGEAAQQAAEGQLPYGESLRRT; from the coding sequence GTGGACTGGGAAGGGCTAAGCCGAGCGCTGGCGGCGCGGTATGGCAGTCCCCGGCACGGCAACCCCACCGACCCGACCGACTGCCTGTTCTACCTGATGCTGAGCCGCAAGACCCCAATCCGGACAGCGGCGAGGGTCTATAAGCGGCTCCGCGCCACCGTACGTGGCTGGGACGGCCTGCTCGGGCTGACGCAGGTGGAGCTCGTCCGGCTGCTCTGGGGGAGCGGGTTGGAGGAGATCAGAGCTGGCCACCTGCTGGCGGTGGCCGGCCTGCTGCGCGACCGCTTCGGTGCCGTCACCCTTGAACCGCTCCGGCAGTGGCCGGATGACGAGTGCCTGGCGTTCCTCATGTCGCTCCCCGGCATGGGGATGAAGACGGCCTTGTGCGTGATGCTCTACGGCCTGGACCGGCCGGTGTTCCCGGCGGACGCCCACTGCATCCGGGTGCTAAAGCGCATGGGCGTCATCGACGCCCGGCTGGCCCACCGCCCCGCACAGCGAGAGCTGGCCCGCATCGTCCCGGGCCACCTGGGGTACGTGCTGCACGTGAACCTGGTGGCCCACGGTCAGCAGATCTGCACGGCCCGCTGCCCCAGATGTGCGGAGTGCGTGGTGGCCAACTACTGCCTGTTGGGAGAGGCCGCCCAGCAGGCCGCGGAAGGTCAGCTGCCTTATGGTGAATCTCTGCGGCGGACTTGA
- a CDS encoding 3'-5' exonuclease: MALARDMNIKPSCLAELRALPAHMASQVWEKIDFLCQDPLPDGHSKKKLGKWPDVYRLRIGDYRLFYSFGTTWIRLLGIRHRREAYRRDVAYEEPTFMPETIEDPDLDELLFQGAGSRPAWTPGQEATPRELPRPITAEWLDSLGVPPEAQPALLACRTEDDLLNAEVDPRYIERVVENLFPRPIDEVMQQPDLAVFSTKDLDRYHKDDLIGFLLRLDPSQERLVDWALEGPVLIKGGPGTGKSTVALYRVQRLIEHRLKTGRQTPRILFTTYTPALARFSEQLLESLLGENRNLVTVRTSDGVAEDIVSRLEPVRVVTDRQDLEARIARLMDRHQDHLPESVRRLRPDYVLDEIEWIIDGRNLKSLDEYLAASRTGRGIALGEAARRAVWELYTAFCTELERDGLCSPSRLRVRALEHVRAGRGGQRYDAVVIDEAQDLTPAMLSLLVELAESERGIYVTADPSQSIYFRGFSWQLVHQRLRFRGRAKLLRRNYRSTREIAEVARAFLEKSGAGDPESLQTDSPVTGPAPVLATYESEAEQWEQAADFIRQMTRYVRMNHGAAAVLVPSSSVGQQAEEGLTRAGLKARFMRGSQLDLKTDAVKVLTLQAAKGLEFPVVVIAGLSARYFPRLPADMDPEERDEEMQTARRTLYVGMTRAMRCLVILHPRRAPSPLIAELEGPHWTLAGQQAEG; the protein is encoded by the coding sequence ATGGCGCTTGCCAGGGACATGAACATCAAGCCCTCGTGCTTGGCCGAGCTACGCGCGCTGCCCGCGCACATGGCCAGCCAGGTATGGGAGAAGATCGACTTCCTGTGCCAGGATCCGCTGCCGGACGGCCACAGCAAGAAGAAGCTCGGAAAGTGGCCCGACGTGTATCGGCTCCGCATCGGCGACTACCGGCTGTTCTATAGCTTCGGCACCACCTGGATTCGGCTGCTCGGCATCCGGCACCGCCGTGAGGCCTACAGGCGGGATGTGGCGTACGAGGAGCCGACGTTCATGCCGGAGACGATCGAAGATCCTGACCTGGACGAGCTGTTGTTCCAGGGTGCGGGGAGCCGCCCCGCCTGGACGCCTGGGCAGGAGGCCACTCCACGGGAGTTGCCGCGGCCCATCACCGCCGAGTGGCTGGACTCCCTGGGCGTGCCGCCGGAGGCCCAGCCGGCGCTCCTGGCCTGCCGGACAGAGGACGACCTGCTAAACGCGGAGGTGGACCCACGTTACATCGAGCGGGTGGTCGAGAACCTGTTCCCGCGCCCCATCGACGAGGTCATGCAGCAGCCCGACCTGGCCGTCTTCAGCACGAAGGACCTGGACCGGTACCACAAGGACGACCTCATCGGGTTCCTGCTCCGGCTCGACCCCTCGCAGGAGCGTCTGGTGGACTGGGCCCTGGAGGGCCCGGTGCTCATCAAGGGGGGGCCGGGCACGGGCAAGTCAACGGTGGCACTTTACCGGGTGCAGCGGCTCATCGAGCACAGACTGAAAACCGGCCGACAGACGCCCCGAATCCTCTTCACCACCTACACCCCTGCCCTGGCGCGGTTCTCGGAGCAGCTACTGGAGAGCCTGCTGGGCGAGAACCGCAACCTAGTGACAGTGCGGACGTCCGACGGCGTGGCCGAGGACATCGTATCCCGGCTGGAGCCGGTGCGGGTGGTAACCGACCGCCAGGACCTGGAGGCCCGGATCGCGCGCCTCATGGATCGGCATCAGGACCACCTGCCCGAGTCGGTCCGCCGGCTGCGGCCGGACTATGTGCTGGATGAGATAGAGTGGATCATCGACGGACGCAACCTCAAGAGTCTGGACGAGTACCTGGCCGCCAGCCGGACGGGCCGAGGCATCGCCCTGGGCGAGGCAGCCCGTCGAGCCGTGTGGGAGCTCTACACCGCTTTCTGCACGGAACTGGAGCGGGACGGACTGTGTTCCCCGTCCCGGCTGAGGGTCCGGGCCCTGGAGCATGTGCGGGCCGGCCGCGGCGGCCAGCGCTATGACGCGGTGGTCATCGACGAGGCGCAGGACCTCACCCCCGCCATGCTCTCCCTGCTGGTGGAACTGGCGGAGTCCGAGCGAGGGATCTACGTTACCGCCGACCCGTCCCAGTCCATCTACTTCCGCGGGTTCAGCTGGCAGCTGGTCCACCAGCGGCTACGTTTCCGCGGCCGGGCCAAGCTGCTCCGGCGCAACTACCGCTCTACACGGGAGATCGCCGAGGTCGCCCGCGCCTTCCTGGAGAAGAGCGGGGCGGGTGACCCGGAGTCGCTGCAGACCGACTCGCCCGTGACGGGGCCGGCGCCCGTACTGGCCACGTACGAGAGCGAAGCCGAGCAGTGGGAGCAGGCGGCCGACTTCATTCGGCAGATGACCCGGTACGTGCGCATGAACCATGGGGCCGCCGCGGTGCTGGTCCCCTCCTCCTCCGTGGGTCAGCAGGCCGAGGAAGGGCTCACCCGGGCCGGGCTGAAGGCCCGGTTCATGCGCGGCTCCCAGCTCGACCTGAAGACAGACGCGGTGAAGGTGCTGACGCTGCAGGCGGCCAAAGGACTGGAGTTCCCCGTGGTGGTGATCGCCGGGCTGTCGGCCCGGTACTTCCCCCGCCTGCCCGCCGACATGGACCCGGAGGAGCGGGACGAGGAGATGCAGACCGCCCGCCGCACGCTGTACGTGGGGATGACCCGGGCCATGCGTTGCCTGGTGATCCTGCACCCGCGTCGGGCTCCTTCCCCCCTCATCGCCGAGCTGGAGGGACCCCACTGGACACTGGCGGGGCAGCAGGCGGAGGGATGA